Below is a genomic region from Nocardioides panacis.
CCCGACCCGCACCGCGATCATCATGACCATGGAGCCGGTGTTCGCGGCGCTGTTCGCGGTCCTGCTCGGCGGCGAGGCGGCCACCCTGCGGATGCTGGTCGGTGGCCTGATGGTGCTGACCGCGATGTTCGCGGTCGAGCTCGTCCCGCGCCGGCACATCGAGTCCGAGGTGCCGCACATCGCGGTCTGAGGCGCCGCGCTGCGGATCCGCGGCGGGCTGGCTAGCCTGACGCCATGTCCCGCCTCGAGGTGCTGCCGTTCGACGAGAGCCACCTGCCCGACGCCGGCCGGCTGCTCGCCGCGCGGCACCGCCGGCACCGGGCCGCCGAGCCGCACCTCCCGGCCCGCTTCGAGGACCCCGTGACCTGCTCGACCGAGGTCGCGGCCGTGCTCGGCGGCACCGACGTCTCCGGCGCGGTCGCGCTGCGCGACGGACGGGTGGTCGGCTACCTGCTCGGCGCCCCCAAGCCGGGCCCCGACTGGGGCCGCAACGTCTGGGTCGAGTCCGCTGGGCTGGCCGTGGAGGAGGCGGAGGACGCCCGGGACCTGTACGCCGCGGCCGCCGCCCGCTGGGCCGAGGAGGGCCGCACGGCGCACTACGTGCTGGTGCCCGCGCACGACGAGGCGCTCGTGAGCGCGTGGTTCCGGCTGGCCTTCGGGCACCAGCACACGCACGCCGTCCGCGAGGTGCCGGCGGGTCCTGCTGGCACCCCGCCGCACGTCCGGGTTCGCCGGGCCGCGCGCGGCGACGTCGCGGCGCTGGCCCGGCTGGACCTCGAGCTGCCCGCCCACCAGGCCCTCGCCCCGACGTTCTCCGCGGCCCCGACCGGCACCTACGAGGAGGCGCTGGCCGAGTGGGAGGACGACGTCGACGACCCGGACTTCGCGACGTTCGTCGCCGAGCACGAGGGCCGGGTAGTCGGCTCCGCGGTGGGCTGCCGGCTGGAGCGGTCCGGGAGCCACGCGGGCCCCGCCCGGCCGGACGGGGCCGGGTTCCTGGGGTTCGCCGCCGTGCTGCCCGGGGCCCGCGGGCTCGGCGCCGGACGGGCACTGGGCGAGGCGGTCCTGGACTGGTCGCGGAGCGAGGGGCACGCGTGCGTGGTCACCGACTGGCGGGCCACGAACCTGCTCTCCTCCCGGGCCTGGCCGGCGCTCGGGTTCCGGCCGTCGTACCTGCGGCTGCACCGGCTGCTCGGCCACTGACGTCCCGGATCGTGGAACGGGTGTCCACCGCGGCGTCCGGCGGGCCTACGCTCGTCCCGTGCAGACCACGTGGACCTATTTCTTCGGCTACTCGCCCGGGGCATCCGAGCGGGACCGCCACTAGGTCGTCCCCGCACACCGACACCAACGCCCCTGGCCATCCGGCAGGGGCGTTTCGCGTGGAGCGCCCGGTCCAGCCGGTGGCGCCAGGGACACCCACCCGAGAGGAACACCATGGTCATCGTCATGACGCCCGAGGCCACCGCCGAGGACGTCGCCCGCATCGTGGAGAAGGTCGAGAGCGTCGGCGGTGAGGCGTTCGTCAGCAAGGGCGTCGTCCGCACGATCATCGGCCTGGTCGGCGACATCGACTCCTTCCACCACCTCAACCTGCGCGGCATGGCCGGCGTCGGGGACGTGCACCGGATCTCCGACCCCTACAAGCTGGTCAGCCGCCAGCACCACGCCGGGCGCAGCACGGTGTGGGTGCGTGGCGTGCCGATCGGGCCGGACACCTTCACGTTCATCGCCGGACCGTGCGCGGTCGAGTCCCGGGCGCAGACGCTCGAGGCCGCCGAGATGGCCAAGGCCGCCGGCGCGACGCTGATGCGCGGCGGTGCGTTCAAGCCCCGCACCTCGCCGTACGCCTTCCAGGGGCTCGGCGTCGAGGGCCTGGAGATCCTGTCCTCGGTCCGGGAGGCCACCGGCCTGCCGGTGGTCACCGAGGTGGTGGACGCGCGCGACGTCGCGGTGGTGGCCGAGCACGCGGACATGCTCCAGGTGGGCACCCGCAACATGGCGAACTTCGGGCTGCTCCAGGCGGTCGGCGAGTCCGGCCGGCCGGTGCTGCTCAAGCGCGGGATGACCGCGACCATCGAGGAGTGGCTGATGGCCGCGGAGTACATCGCGCAGCGCGGCAACCTCGACGTGGTGCTGTGCGAGCGCGGCATCCGCACCTTCGAGCCGGCCACCCGCAACACCCTGGACATCTCCGCGGTGCCGGTCGTGCAAGCGACCAGCCACCTGCCGATCATCGTGGACCCCTCGCACGCGGCCGGCCGCAAGGACCTGATCGTGCCGCTGTCCCGGGCCGCGATCGCGGTCGGCGCCGACGGCGTAATCGTCGACGTGCACCCGGACCCGGAGTCGGCGCTGTGCGACGGGCCGCAGGCGCTGCTCGGCGCGGACCTGCGGGCCCTCGCCCAGGCCGTGCGCCAGCTGCCGCCGATGGTCGGCCGGGTGGACGCGAGCACGCTGTCCCGGACGCCGGTGGTGCCGCGCTGACGCCTCAGGCCCAGAGGCGGGGCTGGCCCTCGGCGGCCGTCAGGTCGCCGAACCGGTGCTTCTGGGCGGGCTTCTTGCCGTTCACCTTGCCCTGGGTGACGTAGGGCAGGAAGACCTCGATGGCCACGCCGTCGCGGTGCTCGAGGGCGACCGCGACCGCGTCGCCGCCGGCCCCGCCGACGTTGGTCACCACGGCGGCCGCCCGGAGCGACCCCGCCTCGGCGGCGAGCGCCTGCCAGCAGAGCTCGTGGACCTCGGCGACGTCCGCGACGCCCTTGCGGGCCGGCAGCTCGGGCTGGACCAGCCGGCTCTCGCCGGCCTCGTCGAGGGCCACCGCGAAGGGGTAGAACTCTCCGGCGACCTCCAGCTGCTCCCGCCCGGTGCGCAGCCCGAGGTCGAGCAGCCCGTCCAGGTCGGCCTGGGTCCGGTCGCTGGTCTCGTCACGCCACGAGGTCATCGGAGCACCTTCCTCAGCACGGCGGCTGCCGTCTCGGCCTGGTCCCGGCTGACGTCGAGGTGCGTCACCATCCGCAGCGCCCGCGGTCCGACCGCGGACACCAGCACGTCGTGCTCGCGCACGGCGGCCACCACCGCCGGAGCGTCGGGTACGTCGACCACGACGATGTTCGTGTGCACCGAGACGGGGTCCACGCCGCACGCCTCCGCGAGGAGCCGGGCGTTCGCGTGGTCCTCGGCGAGCCGCTCGACGTGGTGGTCGAGCGCGTGCAGGCCGGCCGCCGCGAGGATGCCGACCTGCCGCATCCCGCCGCCCATCCGCTTGCGCCAGACCCGGGACTCCTCGATCGCCGCGGCGGTGCCCACCACGAGGGACCCGACCGGTGCACCGAGACCCTTGCTCAGGCAGACCGCGAGCACGTCGGCGCAGGCGCCGTACGCGTCCAGCGGCGTGCCGGTCGCGACGTGCGCGTTCCAGATCCGGGCGCCGTCGACGTGCACGCCGACCCCGCGGTCGTCGGCGAACCGGCGGACCGCCTGCAGGTCCTCGATCGGGGTGACGGTGCCGCCGCCGAAGTTGTGGGTGTTCTCCACCGAGATCGCGCGGGTGGCCACGAAGAACGGCCCCATGTCCGGGGCGAACATCGTCTCGATCTGCGCGAGGTCGACGGGGCGGCCCACCCAGGTGCGCATGGTGAGGCCGGTGTAGGCGGCGTGCGCGCCGAGCTCGGCGCGGGCGATGTGCGCGGAGGACTCGCAGAGCACCTCCTCGCCGACCCCGACCAGCGTCCGGACGGCCAGCACGTTGGCCATCGAGCCGGTCGGCGTGAACAGCGCCGCCTCCTTGCCGAACAGCCCGGCGACCCGCTCCTCGAGGGCACGGACGGTGGGGTCCTCGCCGTACACGTCGTCCCCGACCTCGGCGGACGCCATCGCGGCCCGCATCGCCTCGGTGGGGCGGGTGACGGTGTCGCTGCGCAGGTCGACCATCGGCGTGCTCATGCGGCGGGGGTGGTGGTCGGCTGGACGCCGCGGAGCATCTCGGCGACCAGGAAGGCCAGCTCCAGCGACTGCACGCGGTTCAGCCGCGGGTCGCACACCGACTCGTAGCGGTTGCCGAGGTCGCCCTCGAGCAGCGCCTCCCCGCCGCCCACGCACTCGGTGACGTCGTCGCCGGTCAGCTCGACGTGCACGCCGCCGGGCCAGGTGCCCAGCGAGCGGTGCACGTCGAAGAAGCCCTGCACCTCGCTGATCACGTCGTCGAAGCGGCGGGTCTTGTAGCCCGAGGACGCCTCGAACGTGTTGCCGTGCATCGGGTCGCACACCCACGCGACGCTGACGCCGGCGGCGGTGACCTTCTCCACCAGGTTCGGCAGGTGGTCGCGGATCTTGCCCGCGCCCATCCGGGTGATGAAGGTCAGCCGGCCCGGCTCGTTGTGCGGGTTGAGCTTCTGGGCCAGCGCGATCGCGTCGTCGGGGCTGGTGGTCGGCCCGAGCTTCCACGCCGATCGGGTTGCGGATGTGGGACAGCAGCTCGACGTGCGCCCCGTCGAGCTGGCGGGTCCGCTCGCCGATCCAGACGAAGTGGCTCGAGACGTCGTACGGCGACTGGGTGCGCGAGTCGATCCGGGTGAGGGCGTGCTCGTACTCCAGGATCAGGGCCTCGTGGCTTGAGTGGAAGTCGACCCGGTGGAACTCGTCGGGGTCGGCGCCGATCGCACCCATGAAGTTCAACGCCCGGTCGATCTCCTGGGCCAGCTGCTCGTAGCGGCGGCCGACCGGCGAGGAGCGCACGAAGTCGGTGTTCCAGGTGTGCACCTGGCGCAGGTCGGCGTAGCCGCCGGTGACGAACGCGCGCACTAGGTTCAGCGTCGACGCCGAGGAGTGGTAGACGTCGACGAGCCGCTGCGGGTCCGGGACCCGGGACTCGGGGGTGAAGTCGAAGCCGTTGACGGCGTCCCCGCGGTAGGCCGGCAGCGTCACCCCGTCGCGGGTCTCGAGGTCGGAGGACCGCGGCTTGGCGTACTGCCCGGCGATCCGGCCGAGCTTCACCACCGGGACGGAGGCGGCGTAGGTCAGCACGACGGCCATCTGCAGCAGCACCCGCAGCTTGTTGCGCACGTTGTCGGCGGTCACCCCGTCGAACGTCTCGGCGCAGTCGCCGCCCTGGAGCAGGAAGGCCTCCCCGCGGGCGACCGCTGCCAGCTTGGTCTTGAGCTCGTCGCACTCCCCCGCGAAGACGAGCGGCGGGACGCCCCGGAGCTTGGCGACCGCGGCGTCGAGCGCCGCCGGGTCGGGGTAGCTCGGCTGCTGGGCGGCCCCGAGGGCGCGCAGCGTGGCGAGGTCAGGGACGGGCGAAGAAGTCACGGCCCCCAGCCTACGGCCCCAGGTAGGCTGCCCCGATGCCCGAGGTGACCGTGCGAGACGCCCGACCCGA
It encodes:
- a CDS encoding GNAT family N-acetyltransferase, which translates into the protein MSRLEVLPFDESHLPDAGRLLAARHRRHRAAEPHLPARFEDPVTCSTEVAAVLGGTDVSGAVALRDGRVVGYLLGAPKPGPDWGRNVWVESAGLAVEEAEDARDLYAAAAARWAEEGRTAHYVLVPAHDEALVSAWFRLAFGHQHTHAVREVPAGPAGTPPHVRVRRAARGDVAALARLDLELPAHQALAPTFSAAPTGTYEEALAEWEDDVDDPDFATFVAEHEGRVVGSAVGCRLERSGSHAGPARPDGAGFLGFAAVLPGARGLGAGRALGEAVLDWSRSEGHACVVTDWRATNLLSSRAWPALGFRPSYLRLHRLLGH
- the aroF gene encoding 3-deoxy-7-phosphoheptulonate synthase — encoded protein: MVIVMTPEATAEDVARIVEKVESVGGEAFVSKGVVRTIIGLVGDIDSFHHLNLRGMAGVGDVHRISDPYKLVSRQHHAGRSTVWVRGVPIGPDTFTFIAGPCAVESRAQTLEAAEMAKAAGATLMRGGAFKPRTSPYAFQGLGVEGLEILSSVREATGLPVVTEVVDARDVAVVAEHADMLQVGTRNMANFGLLQAVGESGRPVLLKRGMTATIEEWLMAAEYIAQRGNLDVVLCERGIRTFEPATRNTLDISAVPVVQATSHLPIIVDPSHAAGRKDLIVPLSRAAIAVGADGVIVDVHPDPESALCDGPQALLGADLRALAQAVRQLPPMVGRVDASTLSRTPVVPR
- a CDS encoding threonine aldolase family protein, whose product is MSTPMVDLRSDTVTRPTEAMRAAMASAEVGDDVYGEDPTVRALEERVAGLFGKEAALFTPTGSMANVLAVRTLVGVGEEVLCESSAHIARAELGAHAAYTGLTMRTWVGRPVDLAQIETMFAPDMGPFFVATRAISVENTHNFGGGTVTPIEDLQAVRRFADDRGVGVHVDGARIWNAHVATGTPLDAYGACADVLAVCLSKGLGAPVGSLVVGTAAAIEESRVWRKRMGGGMRQVGILAAAGLHALDHHVERLAEDHANARLLAEACGVDPVSVHTNIVVVDVPDAPAVVAAVREHDVLVSAVGPRALRMVTHLDVSRDQAETAAAVLRKVLR